ccccgtgtgctggtcattgtaagttcagtcatggggtattctctggtgtctccatggacacaggaaactgggaggactttccccggggtcagacacgttgggcccaccaaatcttacgcaccagggtggcccggctaccagaatccagtaaggcctccacatcatggtgattcacagttaccgggcaggtgggggggtcgatcggggccgccatctacgactcccaagagcgaggcaaacggtgtgtgggtgctgagctggaggactccgcagtgggcataggttcctcggctgggttctcacactgccaggagatatgtcccatctcccccacaccggtaacactgtcgagtttccccctcctggtgtactcttcttggacccgcctggtttctggctccccctggagccgggataagtcctgacgtggctgggttcgagaccttgggtcCTTTGGatcgggttcttcccatttgtggtggggccgcactcctggggtctttttcgggaagcattcagcatctccgctgtggcctggtacttttccacagcttccacggtcagatcagccgtggtcaaggcctgttgactgatgaaccgttttgcctcataaggcaggggcgcgtaggtaacgatccaccacaacggcctccaccaccgccgctgctgcattcctctgcggatccagccatttccttgcgattcggacaagttcatgcatctgcgcccgaggaggttggtctggttggaaggtccagccgtgaaagcgctgggccataccaaactttgtgagtccatatctgctgaggatctcagacttcagggcatcatagtcagtaacctggtcagggcccaggtcccggacagcattcagcgattctccggttagaaaggggctaacagaccaacccactgttgcttgggccaggcttccctagtggccgtggcctcaaatgcatgcaggtatgcctcaatgtcatcggtagctcccatcttagatataaagtcacttgcctttattgggcgggtattttggacaaccatctgtctctgcaactgcaattcctctgccttcagaaggttggctgtcttttgctcctccaagagagccacggttgcttgcatctgggcttgctggccagcaacaagggctttcaatatgtcctccatttcagtcggcggggagcctacggccaacttggaaaactgggtgatcaaaccttcggtatcctcctctgacatgcactattaacgcttggcgtgctccgtattctccaccatctgtgatgtcacgagaggctacacagctttcagcgggattgctcaagtagtgcaaggagaccaggttcaatcaaaacaaggattttattaaaggtctgggggaaactaacgaaagtataacacaatactgttctctggtggctcttaagggttaacagttcagggatgtctcttccacatccaaaatcataactctccctcgctcaaataacttttccccagccttactgtattccacgttgcagctagtggccaacccagcaaaacgtccttccaaatgtcccacacgtatttccacaggtgcatatatccaaaggtgagtatttcccaaaggtaagtatctccaaatccttatattcctcatggaagtggacgtgcagcactcttgtcctccagagagcccaggttggagactgtctctcttcacttcccaaaccttcagctcatcagctcctcatttgtttcagctgcgtgggaagattggccatagaggggtgaagttcccgaccataccagcagatggagccatagctgtctgggtttgcagccacctcaggggatgtaacgtccctccaggacacagcctctcgtgacatcacaatatatatatatatatatatatatatatgtatgtatgtatgtatatatatatatatacatacatacatacatacatactaatccaggcacttgtcatctcccgtctggattactgcaactcgctgttggctgggctccctgcctgtgccattaaacccctacaactcatccagaatgccgcagcccgtctggtgttcaaccttcccaagttctctcacgtcacccccctcctccgcacactccactggcttccagttgaagctcgcatccgttacaagaccatggtgcttgcctatggagcagtgaggggaacggcacctccgtaccttcaggctctgatcagtccctacacccaaacgagggcattgcgttcatccacctctggcctgctggctccccttcctctgcggaagcacagttcccgctcagcccagtcaaaactgttcgctgctctggcaccccaatggtggaacaagctccctcacgacgccaggacagcggagtcactcaccaccttccggagacatttgaaaccccacctctttaaggaatacctgggataggataatgtaatccttctacacccccttaccccaacccaccccccccaaaaaataaataaataaataaataaataaattgtaaagtggttttcccactagctatagggtgaatgcaccaatttgtaagtcgctctggataagagcgtctgctaaatggcgtaaatgtgcccctgagcaaggcacttaaccctaattgctcctgtaagtcgctctggataagagcgtctgctaaatgactaaaatgtaaatgtaaatgtacatgcatacagtgcattcggaaagtattcagaccccttgaccttttccacatttttttacgttacagccttattgtaaaatgccttaaataactttttttcttcatcaatctacacacagaaccctgtaatgacaaagcaaaaacaggtttttagaaattgtagcaaatttattaaaaataaaaaatcagaaataccttatttacataagtattcagaccctttgctatgagactcgaaattgagctcaggtgcatcctgtttccattgatcatccttgatatgtttctacaacttgattggagtccacctggggtaaattcaattgattgtacatgatttggaaaggcacacacctgtctatataaggtcccacagttgacagtgcatgtcagagcaaaaaccaagccatgaggtcgaaggaattgtccgtagagctccgagacaggcacagatctgtggaagggtaccaaataatttctgcagcattgaagaactccaagaacagagtggcctccatcattcttaaatgggagaagtttggaaccaccaagactcttcctagagctggctgcccggtcaAACTgcgcaatcaggggagaagggccttggtcagggaggtgaccaagaacccgatggtcactttgagagagctccagagttcctctgtggagatgggagaaccttccagaaggacaaccatctctgcagcacttcaccaatcaggcctttatggtagagtggccagacggaagccactcctcagtaaaaggcacatgacagcccgcttggagtttgccaaaaggcacctaaaggactccgaccatgagaaacaagattctctggtctgatgaaaccaagattgaactatttggcctgaatgccaagcatcacgtctggaggaaacctggcaccatccctacagtgaagcgtggtggtggcagcatcatgctgtggggatgtttttcagcgggggagactagtcaggatcgagggaaagatgaacggagcaaaatacagagagatccttgatgaaaacctgctccagagcacttagggcctcagactggggtgaaggttcaccttccaacagggcaatgaccctaagcacacagccaagacaatgcaggagtggcttcgggacaaatctctgaatgtccttgagtggcccagccagagcccggacttgaacctgattaaacatttctggagagacctaaaatagctgtgcagcaacgctccccatccaacctgacagagcttgagaggatctgcagagaagaatgggagaaactccacaaatacaggtgtgccaagcttgtagcgtcatacccaagaagactcgaggctgtaatcgctgccaaaggtgcttcaacaaagtagagtaaagggtctgaatacttatgtaaatgttatatttacgttttgtatttttaataaattagcaaacctttctaaaaaccagtttttgctttgtcattatggggtattgtgtgtagattgatgagggggggaacaattaaatttagaataaggttgtaacgtaacaaaatgtggaaaaagtcaaagggtctgaatactttccaaatgcactgtatataataaaaCAACTATAgaagcacactggttgttcattctgttggtatagtttctagccaagcacactggttgttcattctattggcatagtttctagccaagcacactggttgttcattctgttggtatagtttctagccaagcacactggttgtttTTTTCTAAACAGAAAtggttgctatgcaggctggCTAACGTTCTTCtctcttgctagctagccaactaaagcTAACTCAGTCACATCAACCTCTGCAGCTGGATGACAGCAACTAGATGGATTGTatttttgctagctagccaactaaagcTAACTCAGGCCGCAGCTGACCAATAAATATTCACGTGGGTGTGGTCTGTCACATGAATGCATATAAATCAGTCAGGGATATTCGTATCGTAAGAACTTGGTACACATCATTTCTTGGTGGAACAGAAAACCCATTTATTATTATACTCAAAGGTTTGTCACACAGTTATTTTGTTGTAGAATGGTAAAGAAAGCAAAAATCCAGGTAAACATAGACCGGTCcgagttgatattgatggtaaaacaggttctaattgatattgatggtaaaacaggttccagttgatattgatggtaaaacaggtcccagttgatattgatggtaaaacaggttctaattgatattgatggtaaaacaggttctaattgatattgatggtgaaacaggttctaattgatattgatggtaaaacaggttctaatttatattgatggtaaaacaggttccaattgatattgatggtgaaacaggttctacttgatattgatggtaaaacaggttctcatttatattgatggtaaaacaggttctaattgatattgatggtaaaacaggttctaattgatattgatggtaaaacaggttctaattgatattgatggttaaacaggttcctattgatattgatggtaaaacaggttctaattgatattgatggtaaaacaggttctaattgatattgatgtaaaacaggttctaattgatattgatggtaaaacaggttcctattgatattgatggtaaaacaggttccagttgatattgatggtaaaacaggttctaattgatattgatggtaaaacgggttccaattgatattgatggtaaaacaggttccagttgatattgatggtaaaacaggttccagttgatattgatggtaaaacaggttctaattgatattgatggtaaaacgggttccaattgatattgatggtaaaacaggttccagttgatattgatggtaaaacaggttccaattgatattgatggtaaaacaggttccagttgatattgatggtaaaacaggttccaattgatattgatggtaaaacaggttccagttgatattgatggtaaaacaggttccaattgatattgatggtaaaacaggttccaattgatattgatggtaaaacaggttccaattgatattgatggtaaaacaggttccaattgatattgatggtaaaacaggttctaattgatattgatggtaaaacaggttccagttgatattgatgtaaAACAAACTAAAGTGATGATGAGAGTAAAAAGGGTGAAATAaatggaaataaaataaaaacatttaaacatttaaaaaatcgaTTTCTATCCAATATTAAATCACCAAAATAAGTTCTATACTAATGTTATTTTACATACAAAATGGTTCTAACACTTGCAGAGGTCGGAGAGACAGAGGTTTATACAAATCATTTCTGTTACAAACCAACTGCTAGACTAGAAACATGGGGTGATATCGACTGGATGATTGTTTCCAGTGGAGATTAGTTTATCAATTGCCTGGCCggggctgtgggacagtggatgtGTAGGAATAATTCAAATAGAACTGTTAACAGCCATTACCCATGGATTATCGTAGATAACTAAtgctatcaaccaatcagcatccaggatgcAAATGTCCTATTTTATAATGAGGGATCTAGTCTGGATTAAACCTCATAGGAAGACAGTTTtatcatgtggaggtttcattcaggtctctgTTTAACTAGATACTATGTTTGTCTTTGACAGGAGAGAGACCtgactctcactctgacagcgggaagagtcctacagcggaaccagacccagagacgccCAAACCAGCAGGACGACATCACTGTTCCCAGTGTAATATGAGTTTTAAGTGGTTATGGAAACTGAAAATCCATgatagaacacacacaggagagaagccttcccaatgttcccagtgtggaaagggttttacacggttagggaacctgaaaaggcatgagagaatacacacaggagagaagcctttccaatgttcccagtgtggaaagagttttacacgGTTAGGGAGCCTGAAAGAACATAaaataatacacacaggagagaagcctttccaatgctcccagtgtggaaagggatTCAGGTGGTTAGGAAACCTGAAAAAGCATGAAACGATACACAAAGGGGAGACATCTTACCATTGCTCTCTGTGTGGAAAGGATTTTACCAAGTTAAGGAACCTAATAAAACATACAAaattacacacaggagagaagcctttccaatgttcccagtgtgggaaGGGTTTTACACGGTTAGGGAATCTGAAGGAccataagagaatacacacaggagagaagcctttccaatgttcccagtgtggaaagagttttacacgGTTACAGAGCCTGAAAGAACATCAAttaatacacactggagagaagcatttccaatgttcccagtgtggaaagggttttaccctgttagggaacctgaaaaagcatgagagaacacacacaggagagaagcctttccaatgctcccagtgtggaaacagTTTTACACAGTTAGGGAGCCTGAAGGTCCatgaaaggacacacacaggggagacatCTTACCATTGTCCTCTGTGTGGAAAGAATTTTACCAAGTTAGGGAACCTAAAAAAACATAAACaattacacacaggagagaaaccttttcaatgctcccagtgtggaaagggttttacacgGTTAGGGAATCTGAAAGATCAtaaaagaacacacacaggagagaagcctttccaatgctcccagtgtggaaacagTTTTACACGGTTAGGGAACCTGAAAaagcatgagagaacacacaaaGGGGAGACATCTTACCATTGCTCTCTGTGTGGAAAGGATTTTACCAAGTTAGGGAACCTAAAAAAACATGAAAAGTTACACACAGGaaagaagcctttccaatgctcccagtgtggaaagggttttacacgGTTAGGGAACCTGAAGGACCATAAAAGAATACACAcaagagagaagcctttccaatgttcccagtgtagaaagggttttacccagttagggaacctgaaaaggcatgagagaatacacacaggagagaagtctctccattgttcccagtgtggaaagggttttacccagttagggaacctgaaaaggcatgagagaacacacacagtctTAACAACGACCCCAGGAGTTGGAAATGGTTCGGAGAACAGAACATAAAACCGCATAAGAACAAAAAATattgaggaacagaaacagaaccgGGAAAGAAAGCATTGTCACTCGTtaattagtggtcctctgtagctcagctggtagagcacggcgcttgtaacgccaaggtagtgggttcgatccccgggaccacccatacgtaaaaatgtatgcatgcatgactgtaagtcgctttggataaaagcgtctgctaaatggcatattattattatattatattaataacattgTTTTAAAGCTGCcttccagtgaaaatctcacttttaaaagttcatattctgttaactcatccAAATAAACGTTGTTGAGtcatcctatactcgtatttgtggccaaagtatAAATTCACACTTCAAAAACCCCatctcaaacttgtatctcaaactatttcctcatagaacatTATGTCATctccctgaggaggatgagctggccaatcagcggtctaaaggaggatgagctggccaatcagtggtctacttgcattcatatttttcatgaccgatatacacccacaccattccTCCATAGCAAACTGCTCTGTCcacatgtaaacaactagctggCCAGCTCCATAGCAATCTGCTCTGTCcacatgtaaacaactagctggCCAGCTCCATAGCAATCTGCTCTGTCcacatgtaaacaactagctagccagctcCATAGCAATCTGCTCTGTCcacatgtaaacaactagctggCCAGCTCCATAGCAAACTGCTCTGTCcacatgtaaacaactagctggCCAGCTCCATAGCAAACTGCTCTGTCcacatgtaaacaactagctggCCAGCTCCATAGCAAACTGCTCTGTCCACATGTAAACACCTAGCTGGCCCGCTCCATAGCAATCTGCTCTGTCCACACTGATTGGTGAATAATTgaatgagctaaatgtaaaaaatgtgaatTTCAAaggttaaaaaaggaacagaaaggaacgatatCAATCGGTACTTTTTGGGTGGTTTGAACCAGTTCAGAACTTTTTTGAAAAAAATAGTGGTTCTCTTCAGAACAAAACAATTGGAATAAAATGTTGGTTACAacccctggggtgtattcattccaaaacgtttcttaaatggagtgaaacggggagggacttaccagaatttgtccaatagaaactcgaaACAGTTGCAAAATGTTCTGTTGTGCAATAGAATAGAATCTGCAAatgttttacccagttagggagtCTGGAAATGCTCGAGTAGGCGCACACAGGAgaaaaagcctttccaatgtccaCTGTGGAAGGAGTTTTACCCAGTTATGGAATCTGAAAACACATGAGAGGGCACACACAGGATAGGATAAGAaataccactgctcccagtgtggaaagagtttcagtCAGTTAGGGAACCTAATTGTGGAAAGCGTTTCAGTCAGTTAGGGAACCTaattgtggaaagacattttctAGGACACAGGACCTAAATAAGAGAATAGAGGGGCTGTGTTCTGACTTGTGTTTTTGACTGagaatttgtttttgtttaagCCACATGAAATCATGTTTATATgaaatcttacatttacattttagtcatttagcagacgctcttatccagagcgacttacagttagtgaatacatcttttttttttatactggcccccgtggggaatcgaacccacaaccctggcgttgcaaacgccatgctctatcaactgagctacatccctgccggccattccctcccctaccctggacgacgctgggccaattgtgcgccgcccatgagtctcccggtcgcggccggctgcgacagagccttaCAAAAAAATGTGGCATACTTGAGTTTTTTCTTCTCGAGACATGATCATGTCTAACATCAgattaacattttaaaatgtgtattttattttgattATGATTTTGATTGATTGAATACAAGTCTAAACCCTTTGATGTCCATGAAATTATTTGGATATTTGTAGATTATTAAATAGATGAATAGAATGTGTAGCCTATTTATTGATTCTAACCTTGAAACCTCATCAATTTAGTCGTTTTGTTTCATTGACTTAATTTGTGTTCTAGTcatcaagctaaaggtgtatgaaaATGTGATGACGTTGTTCTGATAACTTTGATAAGTTGTTGACATGTGGAACATTCACTAGCTACCTCCTCAATGTTCCCAAAAGTATTATTCCACCATGTCAGAGAAAGAAAGCACAGGTGCTGATTGTAAAAAGCATTTGATTATTGCAACATATTTTTGTCTGAATATAAATCAAATGTGGAATGCCGCTAGTGGACGTTCATtacagggcattcggaaagtattcagacccattgactttttccacattttgctacgttacagccttattctaaaatggattacattgttgttgtttttcctcatcaatctacacataataccccaaaatgacaaatcaaaaacaggtttttatacaataaaaactgaaatatcacatttacataagtattcagaatcttcactcagtactttgttgaagcacctttggcagcgattacagcctcgagtcttcttgagtatgacgctacaagcttggcacacctgtatttggggagtttctcccattcttctctgcagatcctctcaagctctgtcaggttggatggggagcgtcgctgcacagctattttcaggtctctccagagatgttatatcgggttcaagtccgggctctggctgggccactcaaggacattcagagacttgtcccaaagacaCTCCTTGGCATtcgggccaaagagttcaatcttggtttcatcagaccagagaatcttgtttctcatggtctgagtcctttgggtgccctttggcaaactccaagcgggctgtcatgtgcctttaactgaggattggcttccatctggccactaccataaaggcctgcttggtggagtgctgcagagatggttgtccttctggaaggttctcccatctccacaaaggaactctggaactctgtcagagtgatcatcgggttcttggtcacctcctgaccaaggcccttctccccgattgctcagtttggccgggcagccagctctaggaagagtcttggtggttccaaacttcttccatttaagaatgatggaggccactgtgttcttgggcaccttcattgctgcagaaatgttttggtaccctttcccagatctgtgcctcgacacaatcctgtctcggagctctacggaca
The sequence above is a segment of the Coregonus clupeaformis isolate EN_2021a unplaced genomic scaffold, ASM2061545v1 scaf1118, whole genome shotgun sequence genome. Coding sequences within it:
- the LOC121555582 gene encoding gastrula zinc finger protein XlCGF26.1-like yields the protein MKEEEKEEMTVTVKEEEDVFGVKEEGEITVTLDEEEEEEQKTGDLINTSKYRERPDSHSDSGKSPTAEPDPETPKPAGRHHCSQCNMSFKWLWKLKIHDRTHTGEKPSQCSQCGKGFTRLGNLKRHERIHTGEKPFQCSQCGKSFTRLGSLKEHKIIHTGEKPFQCSQCGKGFRWLGNLKKHETIHKGETSYHCSLCGKDFTKLRNLIKHTKLHTGEKPFQCSQCGKGFTRLGNLKDHKRIHTGEKPFQCSQCGKSFTRLQSLKEHQLIHTGEKHFQCSQCGKGFTLLGNLKKHERTHTGEKPFQCSQCGNSFTQLGSLKVHERTHTGETSYHCPLCGKNFTKLGNLKKHKQLHTGEKPFQCSQCGKGFTRLGNLKDHKRTHTGEKPFQCSQCGNSFTRLGNLKKHERTHKGETSYHCSLCGKDFTKLGNLKKHEKLHTGKKPFQCSQCGKGFTRLGNLKDHKRIHTREKPFQCSQCRKGFTQLGNLKRHERIHTG